One part of the Tenacibaculum sp. 190130A14a genome encodes these proteins:
- a CDS encoding DUF4199 domain-containing protein produces MKETVLKYGLYGVAAGFVIFMLHLIIGIDNFDYSTNEILGYLSIFLSLSFIYFAIKHYRDNVNNGVVSLGKGIAIGVLISVFVGVGIGIADFVYTKFINPDFFSNYEQMLKDQSREDEIIKMTSTMAALFMLVLVTIIGFIISLLSALFLQRK; encoded by the coding sequence ATGAAAGAAACAGTTCTAAAATATGGTTTGTATGGAGTAGCAGCTGGATTTGTGATTTTTATGTTACACCTTATTATTGGTATAGATAATTTTGATTACTCAACCAATGAAATCTTAGGGTACCTTTCTATATTTTTATCCTTGTCCTTTATTTATTTTGCTATTAAACACTATAGAGATAATGTGAATAATGGAGTAGTATCTTTAGGAAAAGGAATTGCTATTGGAGTTTTAATTTCTGTATTTGTTGGTGTAGGAATAGGTATTGCTGATTTTGTATATACAAAGTTTATCAATCCAGATTTCTTTTCTAACTACGAACAGATGCTTAAAGATCAAAGCAGGGAAGATGAAATTATAAAAATGACTAGTACTATGGCGGCTTTATTTATGCTTGTGCTAGTTACTATTATAGGATTTATCATATCTTTATTATCAGCACTATTTTTACAACGAAAATAA
- a CDS encoding sigma-70 family RNA polymerase sigma factor — MNQNENSLDPNKWIDTYADYLFNYAVVRVNSSDIAKDLVQETFFAGLKSAKNFEGKSTERTWLVSILKRKIIDYYRKINSKKGQAEVRMNFYDNGENEGSWIEERVPQSWKNEAEKTIENNELKGQLDDCIDALPEKYSMVFRMKTIQEFETEEICKELDITPSNLWVIIHRARTQLRNCMEKNWFNT, encoded by the coding sequence ATGAACCAAAATGAAAATTCCTTAGACCCCAACAAGTGGATTGACACTTACGCTGATTACCTTTTTAACTATGCAGTAGTTAGAGTAAATAGCAGTGACATCGCAAAAGATTTAGTTCAAGAAACCTTTTTTGCTGGATTAAAATCGGCAAAAAATTTTGAAGGCAAGTCTACTGAAAGAACTTGGCTTGTGTCAATTTTGAAACGAAAAATTATTGACTATTATCGTAAGATCAATTCGAAAAAAGGTCAAGCCGAAGTTCGTATGAATTTTTATGACAATGGTGAAAATGAGGGTAGCTGGATTGAAGAAAGGGTGCCTCAATCATGGAAAAATGAAGCAGAAAAAACAATTGAGAACAATGAGCTAAAAGGGCAACTTGACGATTGTATCGATGCTTTACCGGAGAAATATAGTATGGTTTTTAGAATGAAAACAATACAAGAGTTTGAAACAGAGGAAATTTGTAAGGAACTTGATATTACCCCGTCAAATTTATGGGTTATAATCCATAGAGCTAGAACCCAGCTAAGAAATTGTATGGAAAAGAACTGGTTTAATACGTAA
- a CDS encoding DUF1801 domain-containing protein produces the protein MQYEANTPEEYIAQIPEERQAVMEQLRNTILKNLPKGFEEGINYKMIGYYVPHSIYPDGYHCDTNLPLPFMNIASQKNSINLYHNGIYAKKELLDWFVEEYPKHSNRKLDMGKSCIRFKKIEEIPFELIAELCKKMTVEEWIEIYETNVKNR, from the coding sequence ATGCAATACGAAGCTAATACACCAGAAGAATATATTGCTCAGATTCCTGAAGAAAGGCAAGCTGTTATGGAGCAATTACGAAATACGATTCTGAAAAATCTACCCAAAGGATTTGAAGAAGGTATCAATTATAAAATGATAGGATATTATGTTCCACACTCTATTTATCCAGATGGCTATCATTGTGATACAAATTTGCCTTTACCATTTATGAATATCGCTTCTCAAAAGAACTCAATAAACTTATATCATAACGGAATTTATGCTAAAAAAGAGTTATTAGATTGGTTTGTAGAAGAATATCCTAAACATTCTAATCGTAAATTAGATATGGGGAAGAGTTGTATCCGTTTTAAAAAAATTGAAGAAATTCCTTTTGAGTTAATCGCTGAGTTATGTAAGAAAATGACAGTAGAAGAGTGGATAGAAATTTATGAAACTAACGTAAAGAATAGGTAA
- a CDS encoding response regulator transcription factor: MKKTIFVFSALIIALLSLFQISKYTIISGGVRTEVIISVIAVLSFFVGIYFNKRIRKPKRKEEINIDVSKIKELEITSREYEVLELIAQGLSNKEIAGTLFLSESTIKTHVSNLLVKLNAKRRTQAVQIAKEINIL, translated from the coding sequence ATGAAGAAAACAATCTTTGTTTTTTCGGCGTTAATAATCGCATTACTATCACTTTTTCAAATAAGTAAATACACCATCATTTCGGGAGGGGTGAGGACAGAGGTAATTATTTCGGTAATTGCTGTATTATCTTTTTTTGTAGGAATATATTTTAATAAAAGAATAAGAAAACCCAAGAGAAAGGAAGAAATAAATATAGATGTCTCTAAAATTAAAGAGTTAGAGATTACTTCTAGAGAGTATGAGGTTTTAGAATTAATTGCTCAAGGACTTTCAAATAAAGAAATAGCAGGAACTTTGTTTTTATCTGAAAGTACCATTAAAACTCATGTATCGAATCTATTGGTTAAGCTCAACGCCAAAAGAAGAACTCAAGCTGTTCAAATAGCTAAAGAAATCAATATTTTATAA
- a CDS encoding 2-hydroxyacid dehydrogenase produces the protein MKVLHLDTNHSLLIHQLKELGFTNEEDYTSSKEEIVNKINQYEGIVIRSRFTIDKMFLDKATNLKFIGRVGAGLENIDCDYAIKKGITLISAPEGNRNAVGEHALGMLLSLFNKLNKADKEVSNGKWLREENRGVELDGKTVGLIGYGNMGKAFAKKLRGFDVNVLCYDIKPDVGDENCKQVSLEQLQQETDVLSLHTPQTALTINMIDANFIESFSKPFWLINTARGKSVVTKDLVTALESGKVLGAGLDVLEYEKKSFENLFTNNEMPEAFQYLINAENVILSPHVAGWTIESKEKLAQTIVDKIKAKFC, from the coding sequence ATGAAAGTACTACATCTAGATACGAATCATTCTTTATTAATACATCAGCTTAAAGAGTTAGGCTTTACCAATGAAGAAGATTATACTTCTTCAAAAGAAGAAATTGTAAATAAAATAAACCAGTACGAGGGGATTGTAATTCGCAGTCGATTTACCATTGACAAGATGTTTTTAGACAAGGCAACCAATCTTAAGTTTATTGGTAGAGTAGGAGCAGGACTAGAAAATATAGATTGTGATTATGCGATTAAAAAAGGAATTACTTTAATTTCTGCACCAGAAGGAAATAGGAATGCCGTAGGAGAACATGCTCTAGGAATGTTATTGTCATTATTTAATAAACTGAATAAAGCAGATAAGGAAGTTAGTAATGGTAAATGGTTAAGAGAAGAAAATAGAGGTGTTGAACTTGATGGGAAAACAGTTGGTTTAATCGGGTATGGAAACATGGGGAAAGCATTTGCTAAGAAATTAAGAGGGTTTGATGTAAATGTTTTGTGTTATGATATTAAGCCAGATGTAGGAGATGAAAATTGTAAGCAAGTATCGTTAGAACAATTACAGCAAGAAACAGATGTTTTAAGCTTACATACTCCTCAAACAGCTTTAACGATAAATATGATAGATGCTAATTTTATTGAAAGCTTTTCGAAACCTTTTTGGTTGATTAATACAGCAAGAGGGAAATCTGTAGTAACTAAAGATTTGGTTACAGCTTTAGAATCGGGCAAAGTACTTGGAGCCGGTTTGGATGTGTTAGAATATGAGAAAAAATCATTTGAGAACTTATTTACTAATAACGAAATGCCAGAAGCGTTTCAGTATTTAATTAATGCAGAAAATGTAATCTTATCACCTCATGTTGCCGGTTGGACTATTGAAAGCAAAGAAAAGTTAGCTCAAACTATTGTAGATAAAATCAAAGCAAAATTTTGTTAA
- the kbl gene encoding glycine C-acetyltransferase, giving the protein MYGSIKEHLQKEIQEIKDAGLYKTERIITSSQDAVIKISTGEEVVNFCANNYLGLSNHPEVIQAAKDTMDTHGFGMSSVRFICGTQDIHKQLEAKIAEFYQTEDTILYAAAFDANGGVFEPLLTKEDAIISDSLNHASIIDGVRLCKAARYRYANNDMQALEEQLIEANKNNHRFKIIVTDGVFSMDGIVAELDKICDLADKYDALVMIDECHAAGFIGETGRGTLELKKVMGRIDIITGTLGKALGGAMGGYTTGKKEIIEVLRQRSRPYLFSNSLAPAIVGASLKVFDLLSNDTSLRDKLEWNTNYFRAEMEKAGFDLVGADAAIVPVMLYDAKLSQVMANKLLEEGIYVIGFFYPVVPKEQARIRVQLSAAHEKEHLDKAIKAFSKVGKELNVI; this is encoded by the coding sequence ATGTACGGATCAATAAAAGAGCATCTTCAAAAAGAGATTCAAGAAATCAAGGATGCAGGATTGTATAAAACAGAAAGAATCATTACTTCATCTCAAGATGCAGTAATCAAAATATCTACAGGAGAAGAGGTAGTTAATTTTTGTGCAAATAATTATTTAGGATTGTCAAACCATCCAGAAGTAATTCAAGCTGCTAAAGATACTATGGATACACATGGTTTTGGAATGTCTTCTGTTCGTTTTATTTGTGGAACACAAGATATTCACAAACAATTGGAAGCAAAAATTGCTGAGTTTTATCAAACTGAAGATACCATATTGTACGCGGCTGCGTTTGATGCAAATGGAGGAGTGTTTGAACCGTTGTTAACAAAAGAAGACGCAATTATTTCAGATAGCTTAAATCATGCTTCTATTATCGATGGAGTTCGTTTGTGTAAAGCAGCAAGATATCGTTATGCTAATAACGATATGCAGGCTTTGGAAGAACAACTTATTGAAGCCAACAAGAATAACCATCGTTTTAAAATTATTGTAACAGATGGAGTTTTCTCAATGGATGGTATTGTAGCAGAACTTGATAAGATTTGTGATTTAGCTGATAAGTACGATGCACTTGTAATGATTGATGAATGTCATGCAGCTGGTTTTATTGGTGAAACTGGACGTGGTACTTTAGAGTTAAAGAAAGTAATGGGACGTATTGATATTATTACTGGAACTTTAGGAAAAGCTCTTGGAGGCGCAATGGGAGGATATACTACAGGTAAAAAAGAGATTATTGAAGTTTTGCGTCAACGCTCACGTCCTTATTTATTTTCAAATTCATTAGCCCCAGCAATTGTAGGTGCTTCTTTAAAAGTGTTTGACTTATTGTCAAACGATACGAGTTTACGTGATAAGCTAGAATGGAATACAAATTATTTCAGAGCTGAAATGGAAAAGGCAGGGTTTGACTTGGTAGGGGCTGATGCTGCTATTGTACCTGTTATGCTTTATGATGCTAAGTTATCTCAAGTAATGGCAAATAAATTATTGGAAGAAGGAATTTACGTTATTGGGTTCTTTTATCCAGTAGTTCCAAAAGAACAAGCTCGAATAAGAGTTCAGTTATCAGCTGCCCATGAAAAAGAGCATTTAGATAAGGCGATTAAGGCATTTAGTAAGGTAGGAAAAGAGCTAAATGTAATTTAA
- a CDS encoding TM2 domain-containing protein has product MEVVNENGNPVPTQESKRILAGILAIILGGFGVHKFVLGYTKEGLILLGATLLSMLLMCLIIGAFLIYIPWIIGLVEGIIYLTKSDEEFVQTYQVNQRGWF; this is encoded by the coding sequence ATGGAAGTAGTAAACGAAAATGGAAACCCAGTTCCAACTCAAGAAAGTAAAAGAATCTTAGCAGGAATCTTGGCAATTATTTTAGGAGGTTTTGGAGTGCATAAATTTGTCTTAGGGTATACTAAGGAAGGTTTAATATTATTAGGAGCAACTTTATTATCGATGCTTTTAATGTGTTTAATTATTGGAGCATTTTTAATTTATATTCCATGGATTATTGGATTGGTAGAAGGAATTATTTATTTGACTAAATCAGATGAAGAGTTTGTTCAAACATATCAGGTAAATCAGAGAGGTTGGTTCTAA
- the atpD gene encoding F0F1 ATP synthase subunit beta — protein sequence MSTITGKVSQIIGPVIDVEFNTENTELPKIYDSLEIKKADGSTLVLEVQQHIGEDTVRTISMDATDGLQRGQEVIATGNPIQMPIGNDIYGRLFNVTGEAIDGLGDLPKTGEAGLPIHRQAPKFEELSTSTEVLFTGIKVIDLIEPYAKGGKIGLFGGAGVGKTVLIQELINNIAKGHGGLSVFAGVGERTREGNDLLREMLESGIIKYGDDFMHSMEEGGWDLSKVDKTGMRDSKATFVFGQMNEPPGARARVALSGLTIAEYFRDGAGEAQGKDVLFFVDNIFRFTQAGSEVSALLGRMPSAVGYQPTLATEMGAMQERITSTKKGSITSVQAVYVPADDLTDPAPATTFAHLDATTVLSRKIAELGIYPAVDPLDSTSRILTPEILGDEHYNTAQRVKELLQRYKELQDIIAILGMEELSEEDKLVVHRARRVQRFLSQPFHVAEQFTGIPGVLVDIKDTIKGFNMIMDGELDKYPEAAFNLRGSIQDAIDAGEKMLAEA from the coding sequence ATGTCTACAATAACAGGTAAAGTTTCTCAAATTATTGGTCCAGTAATCGATGTTGAGTTTAATACAGAAAATACTGAATTACCAAAAATTTATGATTCATTAGAAATTAAAAAAGCTGATGGTTCTACTTTAGTATTAGAAGTACAGCAGCACATTGGTGAAGATACAGTTCGTACTATTTCTATGGACGCAACTGACGGATTACAAAGAGGGCAAGAAGTAATTGCTACTGGTAACCCAATTCAAATGCCAATTGGTAACGATATTTATGGACGTTTATTTAACGTAACTGGTGAAGCTATTGATGGTTTAGGAGATTTGCCTAAAACGGGTGAAGCTGGTTTACCAATTCACCGTCAAGCACCAAAGTTTGAAGAGTTATCTACTTCTACAGAAGTATTATTTACTGGAATTAAAGTAATTGACTTAATTGAGCCTTACGCAAAGGGAGGTAAAATTGGATTATTTGGAGGAGCAGGAGTAGGAAAGACTGTATTAATCCAGGAGTTAATTAACAACATCGCAAAAGGACACGGTGGTTTATCTGTTTTCGCAGGAGTAGGTGAAAGAACTCGTGAAGGAAATGATTTATTACGTGAGATGTTAGAATCTGGAATTATCAAATATGGTGATGATTTTATGCATTCTATGGAAGAAGGTGGATGGGATTTATCTAAAGTTGATAAAACAGGAATGAGAGATTCTAAAGCTACATTCGTATTTGGTCAGATGAATGAGCCACCAGGTGCACGTGCACGTGTTGCTTTATCTGGTTTAACAATCGCTGAGTATTTCCGTGATGGAGCGGGTGAAGCACAAGGGAAAGACGTATTATTCTTCGTTGATAATATCTTCCGTTTTACACAAGCAGGTTCTGAGGTATCAGCATTATTAGGACGTATGCCATCAGCAGTAGGATACCAACCAACATTAGCAACTGAAATGGGGGCTATGCAGGAGCGTATTACTTCTACTAAAAAGGGATCTATTACATCTGTACAAGCGGTTTACGTACCTGCGGATGATTTAACTGACCCTGCACCGGCAACAACGTTTGCCCACTTAGATGCAACTACAGTATTATCTCGTAAGATTGCCGAGTTAGGTATCTATCCAGCGGTAGATCCATTAGATTCTACATCTAGAATCTTAACTCCAGAAATTTTAGGAGATGAGCACTATAATACAGCACAAAGAGTAAAAGAGTTATTACAACGTTATAAAGAATTACAAGATATTATCGCAATCTTAGGTATGGAAGAATTATCTGAGGAGGATAAATTAGTAGTTCACCGTGCACGTCGTGTACAACGTTTCTTATCTCAACCATTCCACGTTGCAGAGCAATTTACAGGAATCCCTGGAGTATTAGTAGATATTAAAGATACTATTAAAGGATTCAACATGATTATGGATGGTGAGTTAGATAAATACCCTGAAGCAGCATTTAACTTAAGAGGATCAATTCAAGATGCAATTGATGCTGGAGAGAAGATGTTAGCTGAAGCTTAA
- a CDS encoding nuclear transport factor 2 family protein encodes MQKIITFLIILVFSSIINAQNSKKQEFEIKQTIHTFFEGLHKGDSAIVNSTLHKDLKVQTTFTNKKGEKHLKTETKEQLLKNIASKKPENTYLEKLLSWNIHIDGNLASVWTPYEFYFNGNFSHCGANSFQLFNNNGKWEIVYLIDMRRRGNCKAKKS; translated from the coding sequence ATGCAAAAAATCATTACTTTTTTGATTATTCTTGTTTTCTCTAGCATTATTAATGCTCAAAATAGCAAGAAACAAGAATTTGAAATTAAACAAACTATTCATACTTTTTTTGAAGGGCTTCATAAAGGAGATAGTGCTATTGTAAATTCAACGCTTCATAAAGATCTTAAAGTACAAACCACCTTTACCAATAAAAAAGGCGAAAAACATTTAAAAACAGAGACTAAAGAACAATTATTAAAAAATATAGCAAGTAAGAAACCTGAAAACACTTATTTAGAAAAACTATTATCTTGGAACATACATATTGATGGAAATCTGGCTTCTGTATGGACTCCATATGAGTTTTATTTTAATGGTAATTTTAGTCATTGCGGAGCAAACTCTTTTCAATTGTTTAACAATAACGGAAAATGGGAAATTGTTTACCTAATAGACATGAGAAGAAGAGGAAACTGTAAAGCTAAGAAGAGTTAA
- a CDS encoding F0F1 ATP synthase subunit epsilon produces MFLEIVTPEAILFSSEVDSVVVPGINGDFQMLNNHAPIVSILGEGTIKIHTHTSEHLEFDDLSGHFSKQADDDKVLTLDIKSGTVEMKDNKAIILAD; encoded by the coding sequence ATGTTTTTAGAAATAGTAACGCCAGAGGCAATTTTATTTTCATCAGAAGTTGATTCTGTTGTAGTTCCAGGAATAAACGGTGATTTTCAAATGTTGAACAATCACGCACCTATAGTTTCAATTTTAGGTGAAGGAACTATCAAGATTCACACGCACACAAGTGAACACTTAGAATTTGACGATTTAAGTGGGCATTTCTCAAAACAAGCTGATGACGATAAAGTATTAACGTTAGATATTAAATCTGGAACTGTTGAAATGAAAGATAATAAAGCAATTATTTTAGCAGATTAA
- a CDS encoding OmpA family protein produces the protein MKQLKLAVMALFTFAAVSVSAQDSDNPWAIGFGVNAVDVQWPWADGPSMEQLGKDYIGVSDWNVLPSISRLTVDRYLNDGFTLQLAGSINKIETVRSENDTDELYWAIDANVKYDLNNAFGQTGWFDPYVYLGGGYTSYADEGEGMLNAGVGFNTWFNDNLGLNFQTGYKQEFADKVPVHFQHSVGLVFKFGGKDTDGDGIYDKEDACPEVAGLEEFNGCPDTDGDGIKDSDDACPEVAGLAALNGCPDADGDGIADKDDACPNEAGTKAMNGCPDADGDGVADNKDKCPNQAGPAANGGCPWPDTDGDGVLDKDDKCPNEAGVASNNGCPEVIITKEAEKKLNDFARAIYFNSGRASFRPGVSEKLDMIAAIMKEYSKANFSIQGHTDSQGRASTNKRLSEKRAKAVLDYLVGKAGVAANRLTSAGFGEDYPIADNKTRAGRAQNRRVEIKLVK, from the coding sequence ATGAAACAATTAAAATTAGCTGTGATGGCTTTATTTACGTTTGCTGCCGTAAGCGTAAGCGCACAGGATTCAGATAATCCATGGGCAATTGGTTTCGGTGTTAACGCTGTTGATGTTCAATGGCCTTGGGCTGATGGACCTTCAATGGAACAATTAGGGAAAGATTATATCGGTGTTAGTGACTGGAATGTTTTACCTTCTATTTCAAGATTAACTGTAGACCGTTATTTAAATGATGGATTTACTTTACAATTAGCAGGTTCTATCAACAAGATCGAAACTGTAAGATCAGAAAATGATACTGATGAGTTGTATTGGGCTATCGATGCAAATGTAAAGTATGACTTAAACAATGCTTTTGGTCAAACTGGATGGTTTGATCCTTATGTATATTTAGGTGGTGGTTATACTTCTTATGCAGACGAAGGTGAAGGAATGTTAAATGCTGGTGTTGGTTTCAATACTTGGTTTAACGATAACTTAGGATTAAATTTCCAAACTGGATATAAGCAAGAATTTGCTGATAAAGTACCAGTACACTTCCAACACTCTGTAGGATTAGTGTTTAAATTTGGAGGAAAAGATACTGATGGAGACGGAATCTACGATAAGGAAGATGCTTGTCCAGAAGTTGCTGGATTAGAAGAATTCAACGGATGTCCTGATACTGATGGTGATGGAATCAAAGATTCTGATGATGCTTGTCCAGAAGTAGCTGGTTTAGCTGCTTTAAATGGTTGTCCTGATGCTGATGGAGATGGTATCGCTGATAAAGATGATGCTTGTCCAAACGAAGCTGGAACTAAGGCAATGAACGGATGTCCAGATGCTGACGGTGACGGTGTTGCTGACAACAAAGATAAGTGTCCTAACCAAGCTGGTCCTGCTGCAAACGGAGGATGTCCTTGGCCAGATACTGACGGAGACGGAGTATTAGACAAAGATGATAAGTGTCCAAACGAAGCAGGTGTTGCTTCTAACAACGGGTGTCCAGAAGTAATCATTACTAAGGAAGCTGAGAAGAAATTAAACGATTTCGCAAGAGCTATTTACTTTAACTCAGGAAGAGCGTCTTTCAGACCAGGAGTTTCTGAAAAATTAGATATGATTGCTGCAATCATGAAAGAATACTCAAAAGCTAACTTTAGCATCCAAGGTCACACAGATAGCCAAGGTAGAGCTTCTACTAACAAGAGATTATCTGAAAAAAGAGCTAAGGCTGTTTTAGATTACTTAGTAGGGAAAGCTGGAGTAGCAGCTAACCGTTTAACTTCAGCTGGATTTGGTGAAGATTACCCAATCGCTGATAACAAAACTAGAGCTGGTAGAGCACAAAACAGACGTGTAGAAATTAAATTAGTAAAATAA
- the panB gene encoding 3-methyl-2-oxobutanoate hydroxymethyltransferase has protein sequence MSVAKKQYKRITTKSLVEMKSNGEKISMLTAYDYTMAKIVDGAGIDVILVGDSASNVMAGHETTLPITLDQMIYHASSVVRAIDRCLVVVDLPFGTYQGNSKNALESAIKIMKETGGHAVKLEGGSEIGESISRILTAGIPVMGHLGLTPQSIYKFGTYTVRAKEEEEAKKLMEDAKLLEELGCFALVLEKVPAKLAKKVAESLTIPVIGIGAGAGVDGQVLVTHDMLGMTHEFNPRFLRRYLDMYAEMTDAFKQYIDDVKSVDFPNEKEQY, from the coding sequence ATGTCTGTAGCAAAAAAGCAATATAAAAGGATTACAACAAAATCATTGGTAGAAATGAAATCTAATGGAGAAAAGATTTCTATGTTAACGGCTTACGATTATACAATGGCAAAGATTGTTGATGGGGCTGGGATTGATGTGATTTTAGTTGGAGATTCTGCATCAAACGTAATGGCAGGTCATGAAACAACATTACCTATCACCTTAGATCAAATGATTTATCATGCAAGCTCTGTGGTGAGAGCTATAGATCGTTGTTTAGTAGTAGTAGATTTACCTTTTGGTACCTATCAAGGAAATTCAAAAAATGCTTTGGAGTCTGCTATTAAAATTATGAAGGAAACGGGAGGTCATGCTGTGAAACTAGAAGGAGGTAGTGAAATAGGAGAGTCTATTTCACGTATTCTTACGGCAGGAATTCCTGTTATGGGACATCTAGGGTTAACACCACAATCAATTTATAAATTCGGTACCTATACGGTAAGAGCAAAGGAAGAGGAAGAAGCAAAGAAACTGATGGAAGATGCTAAATTATTAGAAGAGTTAGGATGTTTTGCTTTAGTTTTAGAAAAGGTTCCGGCAAAATTAGCAAAGAAGGTAGCTGAGAGTTTAACAATTCCGGTAATAGGAATTGGAGCAGGAGCAGGAGTAGATGGACAAGTATTAGTTACTCATGATATGTTAGGTATGACACATGAGTTTAACCCTCGTTTTTTACGCAGATACCTTGATATGTATGCGGAAATGACCGATGCTTTTAAACAGTATATAGACGACGTAAAATCGGTAGATTTTCCAAACGAAAAAGAACAATATTAA
- a CDS encoding twin-arginine translocase TatA/TatE family subunit gives MKTIFLFISGPEIFVILLIVVMLFGANKIPEIARGLGKGMRQIKDATNDIKREINESANNHGIDTDFVKDINKEVNEVKDNIDDFTGPIKRNM, from the coding sequence ATGAAAACAATATTTTTATTTATTAGTGGCCCTGAGATTTTCGTAATACTACTTATTGTAGTAATGTTGTTTGGTGCTAATAAAATACCAGAAATAGCAAGAGGATTAGGAAAGGGAATGCGTCAAATAAAAGATGCTACAAATGATATTAAGAGAGAGATAAATGAAAGTGCTAACAATCATGGTATCGATACTGATTTCGTAAAAGATATTAATAAGGAAGTAAATGAGGTAAAAGATAATATAGATGATTTTACTGGTCCTATTAAAAGAAATATGTAA
- a CDS encoding VOC family protein translates to MKKKGRVTGIGGVFFKTNNVQETKDWYREHLGFNTDDWGCTFWWKDTEGKNASTQWSPFKKDTAYFSPSTKDFMFNYRVENLVELLEELKEQGVTVIDKIEEYEYGKFGWIVDLDGNKIELWEPKDEAFL, encoded by the coding sequence ATGAAAAAAAAAGGTAGAGTAACGGGTATTGGAGGTGTTTTCTTTAAAACAAACAACGTTCAAGAAACAAAAGATTGGTATAGAGAACATTTGGGTTTTAATACAGATGATTGGGGATGCACATTTTGGTGGAAAGATACGGAAGGAAAGAATGCATCTACACAATGGAGCCCTTTTAAGAAAGACACTGCGTATTTTTCACCTTCTACAAAAGACTTTATGTTTAACTATCGCGTAGAAAACTTGGTAGAATTATTAGAAGAACTTAAAGAGCAAGGGGTAACAGTTATAGATAAAATAGAAGAGTATGAATATGGTAAGTTTGGTTGGATAGTTGATTTAGATGGAAATAAAATTGAATTATGGGAGCCAAAAGACGAAGCTTTTTTATAA
- a CDS encoding O-methyltransferase, with amino-acid sequence MHFLPEEIDNYVVNHSQQEPSILKELGRETWQKVLNPRMLSGAFQGRVLSMISKLINPRSILEIGTYTGYSALCLAEGMQKNGILHTIDKNEELEELQYKYFQKSEYKDQIIQHVGNALDIIPTIEDKFDLVFIDADKSNYVNYFNLIIHKMNPGGVILSDNVLWSGKVVETLDPKDKDTKVLLEYNTLLNEDPRLETVLLPIRDGLTISRIK; translated from the coding sequence ATGCATTTTCTACCTGAAGAAATTGACAATTACGTTGTAAATCACTCACAGCAAGAACCTTCTATTCTTAAAGAGTTAGGAAGAGAGACATGGCAGAAAGTTTTAAATCCACGTATGCTTAGTGGTGCTTTTCAAGGAAGAGTCTTGTCTATGATTTCAAAGTTAATAAACCCTAGAAGCATTTTAGAAATAGGTACTTATACTGGTTATTCAGCGCTATGTTTGGCAGAAGGTATGCAAAAGAATGGAATACTGCATACCATTGATAAAAACGAAGAATTGGAAGAACTTCAATATAAATATTTTCAAAAATCTGAATATAAAGATCAAATTATTCAACATGTAGGAAATGCGCTAGATATAATACCTACCATTGAAGATAAATTCGATTTAGTTTTTATAGATGCTGATAAATCAAATTATGTAAATTACTTTAACTTAATTATTCATAAAATGAATCCAGGAGGTGTTATTTTATCAGACAACGTGCTATGGAGTGGTAAAGTTGTAGAAACGCTTGACCCTAAAGATAAAGATACTAAAGTACTTTTAGAATACAATACACTACTTAACGAAGATCCTCGCTTAGAAACGGTTTTATTACCCATTCGAGATGGTTTAACAATAAGTAGAATCAAATAA